A single window of Stigmatopora nigra isolate UIUO_SnigA chromosome 20, RoL_Snig_1.1, whole genome shotgun sequence DNA harbors:
- the fgb gene encoding fibrinogen beta chain, translated as MKTMRTLLLLFLCVSGAAPLANFPYDDYDDFEDSTTSTGTNATDAAAPDVRGHRPLSRGRDVYSDNHYSRPPIGGATRYHGRPSTPSRGRQVEEEKPVHRESGGCSYGDGELGVLCPNGCELRTALLKQEKSVVTSVDQLTPLVNDLSRSSNVVYNYATDMSNSLTERQRLIGDNGRVINRFTDQVEEQHAFIKETVDNVFPSTLRVLQGVVETLRLKIDKLEKAIQKQREECKEPCETKCPIPVVTGKECEEIYRRGGRESQMYLVQPDHLAAPYKVFCDQSSNKGGWLLIQNRLDGSVDFGRRWDEYRRGFGNVAFDVGKGYCQTPGEYWLGNERISQLSKLGPTELLVEMEDWTGAKVHAQYRQFTMESESTNYVLAVSGYSGNAGNCLLDGALELFGLNRTMTQHHGASFSTHDRDNDKWIPGDPSKQCAREDGGGWWYNRCHSANPNGRYYVGGAYNAQMAKHGTDDGVVWMNWKGSWYSLKAISMKIRPLFASG; from the exons ATGAAGACCATGCGCACGCTACTGCTGCTCTTCCTGTGCGTGAGTGGCGCCGCTCCTTTGGCCAACTTTCCTTACGATGACTACGATGATTTCGAG GACTCGACTACTTCGACCGGGACCAATGCAACG GACGCGGCGGCCCCGGACGTCCGGGGCCACCGCCCGCTGAGTCGCGGCCGGGACGTCTACAGCGACAACCACTACTCGCGGCCCCCCATCGGCGGCGCCACCAG ATACCACGGACGCCCGAGCACCCCGTCCAGAGGGCGGcaggtggaggaggagaagcCGGTGCACCGCGAGTCGGGCGGGTGTTCCTACGGTGACGGAGAACTG GGCGTGCTGTGCCCTAACGGCTGCGAGCTGAGGACGGCGCTTCTCAAGCAGGAGAAGAGCGTGGTCACG AGCGTCGACCAGCTGACCCCCCTGGTGAACGATTTGTCGCGCTCGTCCAACGTGGTCTACAACTACGCCACCGACATGTCCAACTCGCTGACCGAGCGCCAGCGGCTCATCGGAG ACAACGGGCGGGTCATCAACCGGTTCACGGATCAGGTGGAGGAGCAGCACGCTTTCATCAAGGAGACGGTGGACAACGTGTTTCCCTCCACCCTCCGGGTCCTGCAG GGAGTGGTGGAAACGCTTCGGCTGAAGATCGACAAGCTGGAGAAGGCCATCCAGAAACAGAGGGAAGAGTGCAAGGAGCCTTGCGAGACCAAGTGTCCCATCCCAGTGGTGACCG GAAAGGAGTGTGAGGAGATCTACCGCCGCGGAGGGAGAGAATCGCAGATGTACCTGGTTCAACCCGATCACTTGGCGGCCCCGTACAAAGTCTTCTGTGACCAGAGCTCCAATAAAGGAG GATGGCTGCTCATCCAGAACCGCCTGGACGGCAGCGTGGACTTTGGCCGGCGTTGGGACGAGTACCGGCGTGGCTTTGGAAACGTGGCCTTTGACGTGGGCAAGGGTTATTGCCAGACCCCAG GCGAATACTGGCTGGGCAACGAGCGCATCAGTCAACTCAGCAAATTGGGTCCGACGGAGCTCCTGGTGGAGATGGAGGACTGGACGGGTGCTAAG GTCCACGCCCAGTACCGCCAGTTCACCATGGAGTCGGAATCCACTAACTACGTGCTGGCCGTGAGCGGCTACTCGGGCAACGCGGGCAACTGTCTCCTGGACGGCGCGCTGGAGCTCTTTGGGCTCAACCGCACCATGACCCAGCACCACGGCGCCAGTTTCAGCACCCACGACAGGGACAACGACAAGTG GATCCCAGGCGACCCGTCCAAGCAGTGCGCCAGAGAGGACGGCGGGGGCTGGTGGTACAATCGCTGTCACTCGGCCAACCCAAACGGCCGCTACTACGTGGGCGGCGCCTACAACGCTCAGATGGCCAAACACGGTACGGACGACGGGGTGGTGTGGATGAATTGGAAGGGCAGTTGGTACTCGCTGAAGGCCATCAGCATGAAGATACGACCGCTCTTTGCTTCGGGATAA
- the LOC144213528 gene encoding fibrinogen alpha chain, which yields MKGGGGGGALFQKQRNTASLDPGRSAHIYSAPTACVKPRVRDGRQPSRPLPGDGRCPAHWDGPPPPPCSPGQQDKKCPSGCRLRAALSQTDGHAARKISNVCQAAGRSESALRETMSRVADVYRRHRRNLVIRHVSEQKSVRDGTLLARKLTALRQRSMRLQRRLDQLKERVCGQVEALWRAQVDVDMKLRACGGSCRTSSAPGVRHAAYRRLLAQVSETEVRGKRKKNTGRPPPDMPQIKVRSTRQEPPPSEAYKSIPTVRKEFLTQFEDIPLNLIFIENAD from the exons ATGAAAGGCGGAGGCGGAGGGGGGGCTCTTTTCCAAAAGCAAAGAAACACGGCGTCCTTGGACCCCGGACGctcagcacatatttactctgCGCCCACAGCGTGCGTCAAGCCGCGCGTCCGAGATGGCCGACAGCCGTCCCGCCCACTTCCCGGTGACGGACGCTGCCCCGCCCACTGGGACGgtccgccgccaccgccgtgtTCCCCTGGCCAGCAG GACAAGAAGTGCCCGTCCGGTTGCCGCCTACGGGCCGCCCTCTCGCAGACGGACGGCCACGCGGCCAGGAAGATCTCCAACGTCTGCCAGGCGGCCGGGCGGTCGGAGAGCGCGCTCCGGGAAACGATGAGCCGCGTGGCCGACGTCTACCGCCGTCACCGGAGGAACCTGGTCATCCGACACG TGTCGGAGCAGAAGTCGGTGCGAGACGGCACTCTTTTGGCCAGGAAATTGACGGCGCTGCGCCAACGATCCATGCGGCTGCAGCGGCGCTTGGATCAACTGAAGGAAAGAGTCTGTGGCCAAGTGGAAGCCTTGTGGAGAGCCCAG GTGGACGTGGACATGAAGCTGCGAGCGTGTGGGGGCTCCTGCCGGACGTCCTCGGCGCCCGGGGTCCGTCACGCCGCCTACCGCCGGCTCCTGGCCCAGGTCTCCGAGACGGAGGTTCGGGGGAAGCGGAAGAAGAATACGGGCCGGCCCCCGCCAGATATGCCCCAAATCAAAGTGCGGTCCACACGCCAGGAGCCACCCCCGTCGGAAGCCTACAAGTCCATCCCGACCGTCCGGAAAGAATTTCTCACTCAATTTGAGGACATCCCACTGAACCTGATCTTTATTGAAAATGCCGATTGA
- the fga gene encoding fibrinogen alpha chain, translated as MPRMGLVAYLGLLCVASLAGGLDPRGARPVVPNTRSEKCATEKEWPFCTDDDWGPKCPSGCRIQGLMEHKDHSLLKKIEKIRNLLEQNQAGQHKADQATKQTYDYLKERLVLNSGQDERYHNLALNLRQRISDMKVKIDRQLKILAELRQRLTDQVGDMQKLEVDIDIKLRSCRGSCKSYSEYRLDHDSYVLLDKQMNQLRGAPQWRDVQPVRQMEVMQSRPLQQAFQGAAFKSGSTDVFREVKSFQLTLETEGSSSSPATISKVAGTSWSGPSKSITELAGGGFGGDFEETPPPLPADAVRCTVSTTKTTVMTDDGPVEKVLHESRGGPGCQGLAGPGPVFPGVKQSAAGGPKGGLKGGLSDIKSGFSKPFGQVGFDLGKFFSDNTEDDVADVHARSVKVAQVRRTGDFTGEDCVDIFHKHSRGQSDGLFQIRASPDAASPDAASPDAASPDAAAPAAQLWVFCRQEGLLGGWLLVQQREKGSLLHFNRTWAEYRDGFGSVDAGGGGEMWLGNRHLHSLTSRGPTLLRVDLRDRRGGAPATAEYLLSVGTEEEGYPLRLSGYSGDAGDALASHAGMKFSTWDRDRDGAAAANCAAAHGGGWWYADCREANLNEAGGAVWGALRPQSVQMFVRSAAL; from the exons ATGCCACGGATGGGTTTAGTGGCCTACCTGGGCCTGCTGTGCGTGGCCTCGCTG gCCGGAGGGCTGGATCCCAGGGGGGCACGGCCCGTGGTGCCCAACACCAGATCGGAAAAATGCGCCACGGAGAAGGAATGGCCCTTCTGCACCGACGACGACTGG GGTCCAAAGTGCCCGTCGGGCTGCAGGATCCAGGGTCTGATGGAACACAAGGATCACAGCCTCCTGAAGAAAATTGAGAAGATCCGCAACCTGCTGGAGCAGAACCAAGCGGGCCAGCACAAAGCCGACCAGGCCACCAAGCAGACGTACGATTACCTGAAGGAGCGGCTGGTCCTCAATTCCG GCCAGGACGAGCGCTACCACAACTTGGCTCTCAACCTGCGGCAGAGGATCTCCGACATGAAGGTGAAGATCGACAGGCAGCTGAAGATCCTGGCGGAACTCCGCCAGCGGCTGACGGATCAAGTCGGCGACATGCAGAAACTAGAG GTGGATATCGACATCAAGCTGCGCTCCTGCCGAGGTTCCTGCAAGTCTTACTCCGAGTACCGGCTGGACCACGACAGCTACGTGCTTCTGGACAAACAG ATGAATCAGCTGCGGGGGGCGCCGCAGTGGCGGGACGTCCAACCGGTCCGACAGATGGAAGTCATGCAGAGCCGGCCGCTGCAGCAAGCCTTTCAGGGCGCCGCCTTCAAGTCGGGATCCACGGACGTCTTCCGAGAG GTCAAGTCCTTCCAGTTGACGCTGGAGACGGAAGGGTCCAGCTCCTCCCCGGCCACCATCTCCAAAGTTGCAGGTACTTCCTGGTCGGGGCCCTCCAAGTCCATCACCGAGCTGGCGGGGGGCGGCTTCGGCGGCGACTTCGAAGAGACGCCCCCACCCTTGCCGGCGGACGCCGTCAGATGCACCGTCTCCACCACCAAGACCACGGTGATGACGGACGACGGCCCCGTGGAGAAGGTGCTCCACGAGAGCCGGGGCGGTCCCGGCTGCCAGGGGTTGGCGGGCCCGGGCCCGGTTTTCCCCGGCGTCAAGCAGTCGGCGGCGGGCGGCCCGAAGGGCGGCCTGAAGGGCGGCCTGAGCGACATCAAGAGCGGCTTCTCCAAGCCCTTTGGCCAAGTGGGCTTCGACCTGGGGAAGTTCTTTAGCGACAACACGGAAGACGACGTGGCCGACGTGCACGCCCGTAGCGTGAAGGTGGCGCAGGTCCGGCGCACCGGCGATTTCACGGGAGAAG ATTGCGTGGATATCTTCCACAAGCACAGCCGGGGCCAAAGCGACGGACTGTTTCAGATCCGAGCCTCCCCGGACGCCGCCTCCCCGGACGCCGCCTCCCCGGACGCCGCCTCCCCGgacgccgccgcccccgccgcccaGCTCTGGGTTTTCTGCCGGCAGGAGGGTCTGCTGGGGGGCTGGCTGCTAGTCCAGCAGAGGGAGAAGGGCTCGCTCCTCCACTTCAACCGCACTTGGGCCGAGTACCGCGACGGTTTCGGGAGCGTGGACGCCGGCGGCGGGGGGGAGATGTGGCTGGGCAATCGCCACCTCCACTCCCTGACCAGCCGGGGCCCCACCCTGCTCAGGGTGGACCTGCGGGACCGGCGCGGGGGGGCGCCGGCCACCGCCGAGTACCTCCTGAGCGTGGGCACCGAGGAGGAGGGCTACCCCTTGCGCCTCTCCGGCTACTCGGGCGACGCCGGCGACGCCCTGGCCTCGCACGCCGGGATGAAGTTCAGCACCTGGGACAGGGACCGGGatggggcggcggcggcaaacTGCGCGGCCGCGCACGGCGGGGGTTGGTGGTACGCCGACTGCCGGGAGGCCAACCTCAACGAGGCCGGCGGCGCCGTGTGGGGCGCCCTCAGGCCCCAGAGCGTTCAGATGTTTGTGCGATCGGCCGCCTTGTGA
- the npy2rl gene encoding neuropeptide Y receptor Y2, like, translating into MDWAGSGEPLPNVTSRDQWDGRATPPTFPEDPIRSPGVQAALIVAYVAIILLGLLGNSLVIYVIYRFKTLRTVTNFFIGNLAVADLLVNALCLPFTLVYTLQGEWHFGSVLCFLVPFAQGLAVHVSVLTLNVIALDRHRCIIHHLERRMRKDTCFRVIALTWLLSAALASPLAIFREYGSFALTPGRSIQACAEKWPGSSTDGTVYSVAMLVLQYVLPLTVISLAYARIWSKLRAHVVPAADGEGASAGSQRQRRRRKTTKMLVTMVAVFAVSWLPYHAFQLATDMDGGVPDTPYFRLLYTLFHVVAMCSTFANPLLYGWMNGNFRAAFVATFKTGRAPPGGRADSVRPPDGGGGGRRLRLAQGKQEVASACPDATDV; encoded by the exons ATGGACTGGGCCGGTAGCGGCGAGCCGCTCCCCAACGTGACGTCTCGGGACCAGTGGGACGGCCGGGCCACGCCCCCGACCTTCCCCGAAGACCCCATCCGATCGCCCGGGGTGCAG GCGGCGTTGATCGTGGCCTACGTGGCCATCATCCtgctggggctgctgggcaatTCTCTGGTCATCTACGTCATCTACCGCTTCAAGACGCTGCGCACGGTCACCAACTTCTTCATCGGCAACTTGGCCGTGG CCGACCTCCTGGTCAACGCGCTGTGCCTGCCCTTCACGCTGGTCTACACCCTTCAGGGCGAGTGGCACTTTGGTAGCGTCCTGTGCTTCCTGGTGCCCTTCGCCCAGGGCCTGGCCGTGCACGTCTCCGTCCTGACCCTCAACGTCATCGCCCTGGACCGCCACAG GTGCATCATTCACCACCTGGAGAGGCGGATGCGCAAGGACACCTGCTTCAGGGTGATCGCACTGACCTGGTTGCTGAGCGCGGCGCTGGCCAGCCCGCTGGCCATCTTTCGAGAGTACGGCTCCTTCGCGCTGACGCCGGGACGCAGCATCCAG GCCTGCGCCGAGAAGTGGCCCGGTTCCAGCACCGACGGGACGGTCTACAGCGTGGCCATGCTGGTGCTGCAGTACGTCCTCCCGCTGACCGTCATTTCCTTGGCCTACGCTCGCATCTGGTCCAAGCTGCGAGCCCACGTGGTCCCGGCGGCGGACGGGGAGGGCGCCTCGGCGGGCTCCCAACGCCAGCGGCGCCGGCGCAAGACCACCAAGATGCTGGTGACCATGGTGGCGGTGTTTGCCGTCAGTTGGCTGCCCTACCACGCCTTCCAGCTGGCCACCGACATGGACGGCGGCGTGCCCGACACGCCGTACTTCCGCCTGCTCTACACCCTCTTCCACGTGGTGGCCATGTGCTCCACCTTCGCCAACCCGCTGCTCTACGGCTGGATGAACGGCAACTTCCGCGCCGCCTTCGTGGCCACCTTCAAGACGGGGAGGGCGCCGCCCGGCGGCCGGGCCGACTCGGTCCGGCCGCCGGACGGGGGTGGCGGGGGCCGCAGGTTGAGGTTGGCCCAGGGCAAGCAGGAAGTGGCGTCCGCCTGCCCGGACGCCACCGACGTGTGA
- the LOC144213529 gene encoding LOW QUALITY PROTEIN: lecithin retinol acyltransferase-like (The sequence of the model RefSeq protein was modified relative to this genomic sequence to represent the inferred CDS: deleted 1 base in 1 codon), with product MCPGPLGQSGGGACTAHGPGAFLPTTAQSRLLRLREVMLDTLGYLLDKVLQLLLVTCTSAAEGEDDDEDQDGDGDVGAGDVAGDGGGGGVSPLRRAYRRGDLMEVPRTLFTHFGIYLGDGRVAHLIPDILPAVTSDARLLRLQVSNARLLLGVLCKRASVRVDSVEDFAYGASLRLNAHAMEKDGAGGGEEEEAARRAERLLGSVPYSLLWNNCEHFVTWCRYGAARSLQTEQFCQWLKSLIRDQRNVALAALLGLLSLACSGVSSWTTLPALLLPLTLWMAS from the exons ATGTGCCCGGGCCCACTCGGACAATCCGGCGGCGGAGCGTGCACGGCG CATGGTCCTGGCGCTTTCCTTCCTACTACCGCACAGAGTCGTCTTCTTCGTCTCCGGGAAGTCATGCTGGACACGCTGGGCTATCTGTTGGATAAAGTTTTGCAGTTGCTGCTGGTGACGTGCACGTCCGCCGCCGAGGGCGAGGACGATGACGAGGACCAGGACGGTGACGGTGACGTCGGTGCTGGAGATGTCGCTGGagatggcggtggcggtggcgtgTCTCCTCTCCGGCGCGCGTACCGGCGCGGAGACTTGATGGAGGTGCCTCGCACGCTCTTCACCCACTTCGGCATCTACCTGGGGGACGGCCGCGTAGCGCACCTCATCCCCGACATCCTCCCCGCCGTCACGTCGGACGCACGCCTCCTCCGCCTGCAGGTCAGCAACGCGCGTCTCCTGCTCGGCGTGCTCTGCAAGCGCGCCAGCGTGCGCGTGGACTCCGTGGAGGACTTTGCCTACGGCGCCAGTCTGCGCCTCAACGCGCACGCCATGGAGAAGGACGGCGCGGGTGGGGGT gaggaggaggaagcagcCCGGCGAGCCGAGCGTCTGCTCGGCAGCGTCCCCTACAGCCTGCTGTGGAACAACTGCGAGCATTTCGTCACCTGGTGCCGGTACGGAGCCGCCCGCAGTCTGCAGACGGAACAg TTCTGCCAGTGGCTCAAGTCCCTGATCCGAGACCAGAGGAACGTAGCCCTGGCCGCTCTGCTGGGCTTGCTCTCCCTGGCCTGCTCGGGCGTGTCGTCCTGGACCACCCTACCCGCTCTGCTGCTCCCTCTCACGCTGTGGATGGCCAGCTGA